The following are from one region of the Desmospora profundinema genome:
- the pgmB gene encoding beta-phosphoglucomutase — MSNPRPRAIYPFDEWKVVEETYQTEHHLRNETIFATGNGTIGLRGNLEEGWHGPDGQSVDGTYLNGFYESEPIIYGEGAYGYAKNSQTLLNVTDGKRIRLWVEGEPFHLFHGRIQNHKRTLDLKRGLLIREATWESPRGHQIRLLSQRLVSFTRRHVVAIHYTVEALNFDGHLRLESSLEGEVSNQITGGDPRTGSAFAGPVLNTEEVLLTPTGGALQQRTTHTGFTLASAMDHQMETTAKVEVDSIREKDRALIRWDLQAKKGQSVHLTKTLSYVTSKDTPEERLLKAATAEVKSALDAGFDKLAAEQRRFLDQYWEHSDIRIEGDPALQQGVRFNAFHLLQSTGRDGKTNISAKGLTGEGYEGHYFWDTETYILPTFLYSHPTIARKLLEYRYHILDYARERARELSHRGALYPWRTIGGEETSAYYPAGTAQYHINADIIHALKRYMNATRDQSFFLECGAEMLFETARFWADLGDWIPGKGFCLNSVTGPDEYTAIVNNNAYTNLMAQDHLVYAYTSAQHMRQEHPDAWTALADKIGLTDGEVAEWKQASDGMYIPYDPERGIIPQDDSFLEKAVWNFEDTPPDRYPLLLHYHPLVIYRHQVLKQADLVLALFLQSHQFSLAEKKRNYDYYEPLTTHDSSLSPCTHSILAAELGYREEAYEYFMRTARMDLDDYNQNVKDGVHTASMAGAWLSIVNGFAGMREEEGRLRFQPMIPDAWNRYRFRIRFQGRSLEVDISREKTTYTLLEGEPLTVFHQGRPVEVKTGLPVERAMKPELEGVIFDLDGVITDTAEYHYRAWKRLAEELGLPLDREWNEKLKGLSRMDSLERILAQGSRSYSDEEKQILAAKKNEYYRAMIADLSPRDLLPGIGELLQELKQAGIRIGLASASKNAPAVVKRLEIADAFDTIVDPARLAKGKPDPEIFLKAAEQLGLPPAHCLGIEDAKAGIQAIRQAQMFAVGVGDESVIMEADWGVPDTLELTLAALRQQFDQFHRN, encoded by the coding sequence ATGAGTAATCCACGTCCACGAGCAATCTACCCCTTTGACGAATGGAAGGTCGTCGAGGAAACCTACCAAACCGAGCACCACTTGCGCAATGAAACCATCTTTGCCACCGGAAACGGCACCATCGGCCTGCGGGGAAACCTGGAAGAAGGGTGGCACGGCCCGGATGGCCAATCGGTTGACGGCACCTATCTTAACGGTTTCTATGAATCAGAGCCGATCATATACGGCGAGGGAGCCTATGGTTACGCCAAAAACAGCCAAACGCTGCTCAATGTAACCGATGGCAAGCGGATTCGTCTCTGGGTGGAAGGGGAACCTTTCCACCTCTTTCACGGCCGGATCCAGAATCATAAGCGAACACTGGATCTGAAAAGAGGACTCTTGATCCGGGAAGCCACCTGGGAGTCGCCGCGGGGGCATCAAATCCGTCTCCTCAGCCAGCGGCTGGTTTCCTTCACCCGTCGGCATGTAGTCGCCATCCATTATACCGTCGAGGCCCTCAACTTTGACGGCCATCTGCGGCTGGAGTCCTCCCTGGAAGGGGAAGTGAGTAACCAGATCACCGGTGGCGACCCGAGGACGGGATCCGCTTTCGCCGGTCCGGTATTAAACACGGAGGAGGTTTTGCTCACCCCAACGGGAGGCGCCTTGCAACAGCGGACGACTCATACGGGTTTCACATTGGCATCCGCCATGGATCATCAGATGGAGACGACTGCTAAAGTCGAAGTCGATTCGATCCGGGAAAAAGACCGGGCACTCATCCGCTGGGATCTCCAGGCAAAAAAAGGACAATCCGTCCATCTGACCAAAACCCTCTCTTATGTAACATCCAAGGACACGCCGGAAGAGCGTTTGCTGAAAGCAGCCACAGCGGAAGTAAAATCCGCCCTGGATGCCGGATTTGACAAGCTGGCGGCTGAGCAACGGCGCTTCCTGGACCAATATTGGGAACACAGCGATATCCGGATCGAAGGTGATCCCGCCCTGCAGCAAGGCGTTCGTTTTAATGCCTTTCACCTGCTTCAGTCGACGGGAAGAGACGGCAAGACCAACATCAGTGCCAAAGGATTGACCGGGGAAGGATATGAGGGACATTACTTCTGGGACACGGAAACGTACATCCTCCCCACATTTCTTTACAGCCACCCGACGATTGCACGGAAACTGCTGGAATATCGTTATCACATCCTGGATTACGCCCGCGAACGGGCACGGGAGCTTTCTCACCGGGGAGCACTCTATCCCTGGCGCACCATCGGAGGAGAGGAAACCTCCGCCTATTACCCTGCCGGAACGGCCCAGTACCATATCAATGCCGACATCATCCATGCTCTAAAACGGTATATGAACGCCACCCGCGATCAGTCCTTTTTCCTGGAGTGCGGAGCGGAGATGTTGTTTGAAACCGCCCGCTTTTGGGCCGATCTGGGGGATTGGATTCCCGGCAAGGGCTTCTGCCTCAACAGCGTAACGGGACCCGATGAGTATACCGCCATCGTCAACAATAATGCTTACACCAATCTGATGGCCCAAGATCATCTGGTATATGCCTACACCTCCGCACAACACATGCGGCAAGAGCACCCCGATGCTTGGACAGCATTGGCAGATAAGATCGGATTGACGGACGGGGAAGTGGCAGAGTGGAAGCAAGCCTCGGACGGTATGTACATTCCCTATGACCCGGAGCGCGGCATCATCCCTCAGGATGATTCCTTTCTGGAAAAAGCGGTTTGGAATTTCGAAGACACTCCCCCCGACCGCTATCCGTTGTTGTTGCACTACCACCCGCTGGTGATCTACCGCCACCAGGTGTTGAAACAAGCCGATCTGGTACTGGCCCTGTTTTTACAATCCCATCAATTCTCCCTGGCGGAAAAAAAGCGTAACTACGACTACTATGAACCGCTCACCACCCACGATTCTTCCCTCTCCCCCTGCACCCACAGCATTCTGGCGGCAGAGCTGGGCTATAGGGAAGAGGCGTACGAATACTTTATGCGTACCGCCCGCATGGATCTGGATGATTACAATCAGAATGTAAAAGACGGGGTTCATACAGCTTCGATGGCAGGCGCCTGGTTGTCGATCGTAAACGGTTTTGCCGGTATGCGGGAGGAGGAGGGGCGGCTTCGCTTTCAGCCCATGATCCCGGACGCATGGAATCGCTACCGGTTCCGGATCCGCTTTCAAGGCCGTTCCCTCGAAGTGGACATCTCTCGGGAGAAGACGACTTACACCTTGCTGGAGGGAGAGCCGCTCACCGTTTTCCACCAGGGACGACCGGTGGAAGTGAAGACCGGCTTACCGGTGGAACGGGCGATGAAACCGGAGTTGGAAGGCGTCATCTTCGATCTGGACGGCGTCATCACCGACACGGCGGAGTACCATTACCGCGCTTGGAAGCGCTTGGCCGAAGAATTAGGACTTCCCTTGGACCGGGAATGGAATGAGAAGTTAAAGGGGCTGAGCCGGATGGACTCGCTGGAGCGGATACTGGCACAGGGATCCCGATCATATAGTGATGAGGAGAAACAGATCCTCGCTGCTAAAAAGAATGAGTACTACCGCGCCATGATCGCCGACCTCTCCCCTCGGGATTTGCTGCCCGGCATTGGCGAACTGTTGCAGGAACTAAAACAAGCGGGAATCCGAATAGGATTGGCATCCGCCAGCAAAAACGCTCCCGCCGTGGTGAAACGACTGGAGATCGCTGACGCCTTTGACACCATCGTCGATCCTGCTCGTTTAGCCAAAGGAAAACCGGATCCGGAAATCTTCCTGAAGGCGGCGGAGCAGCTGGGAC